A single Balaenoptera ricei isolate mBalRic1 chromosome 13, mBalRic1.hap2, whole genome shotgun sequence DNA region contains:
- the DQX1 gene encoding ATP-dependent RNA helicase DQX1 isoform X5, which yields MASQVLGLEEETGPNPGESELAVNPFDGLPFSSRYYELLEQRRSLPIWAARFIFLEQLESSPSGVVLVSGEPGSGKSTQIPQWCAEFVLARGFQKGRVTVTQPYPLAALSLALQVADEMDLTLGHEVGYSIPQEDCTGPDTLLRFCWDRLLLQEVASTRGTGAWGVLVLDEAQERSVASDLLQGLLRDARLGNLPGDPRVVVVTDPALEPKLQAFWGNPPIVHVLGETGRCPTPVYRDTVPTDRVEAACQAVLELCRKEAPGDVLVYLPSEEEISLCCESLSRDGGSLEDQGPPPRVLPLHPGCGQAVQAVYEDVESGARKVVVTHWLADFSFSLPSIRHVIDSGLELRSVYNPQIRAESQVLRPISKCQAEARRLRATGILPGSCLCLYPKSFLELEAPPLPKPRVCEENLSPLILLLKRRQIVEPGECHFLDRPAPEALMQALEDLDYLAALDDNGDLSDLGVILSEFPLAPDLAKALLASCEFDCVDEMLTLAAMLTAAPGFTRPPLCAEEAALRRALEHVDGDHSSLIQVYEAFIQSGADKAWCQARGLNWAALCQAHKLRGELLELMQRIELPLSQPAFGSEQNRRDLQKALVSGYFLKAGGIGPSILPE from the exons ATGGCCTCTCAGGTTCTCGGGCTGGAAGAAGAGACTGGCCCAAACCCTGGAGAGTCTGAACTGGCTGTGAACCCCTTTGACGGGCTCCCCTTCTCTTCCCGCTACTACGAGCTGCTTGAGCAGCGCCGATCCTTGCCTATCTGGGCTGCTCGCTTTATCTTCTTGGAGCAGTTGGAGAGTAGCCCCAGTGGAGTGGTGCTGGTGTCTGGAGAGCCTGGCTCTGGCAAGAGCACCCAG ATCCCACAGTGGTGTGCAGAGTTTGTGCTGGCCAGGGGTTTCCAGAAGGGCCGGGTAACTGTGACTCAGCCCTACCCTCTGGCAGCCCTGAGCTTGGCCCTGCAAGTTGCTGATGAAATGGACCTGACCCTGGGTCATGAGGTTGGATACAGCATCCCCCAAGAGGACTGCACTGGGCCTGACACCCTGCTCAG GTTCTGCTGGGACAGGCTGCTTCTGCAGGAGGTGGCCTCGACCCGGGGCACTGGAGCGTGGGGTGTGCTGGTGCTGGATGAGGCTCAGGAGCGGTCAGTGGCCTCAGATTTGCTCCAGGGGCTCCTGCGAGATGCCAGGCTGGGAAACCTTCCCGGGGACCCCAGAGTGGTTGTAGTTACTGACCCAGCCCTCGAACCTAAGCTCCAGGCCTTCTGGGGCAATCCTCCTATTGTACATGTACTTGGAGAGACTGGCAGGTGTCCCACTCCCGTCTACAGGGACACTGTCCCTACTGATAGAGTGGAAGCTGCCTGCCAAGCTGTGCTTGAATTGTGTCGGAAGGAGGCTCCAGGAGATGTGCTAGTGTACCTGCCCAGTGAGGAG GAAATTTCCCTGTGCTGTGAGTCCTTGTCCAGGGATGGGGGCTCCTTGGAGGACCAAGGGCCTCCACCACGGGTGCTGCCCCTTCACCCAGGCTGTGGACAAGCTGTTCAGGCTGTGTATGAGGACGTAGAATCGGGTGCCCGAAAGGTTGTGGTCACTCACTGGCTGGCCgacttctccttctctctcccttccatccGACATGTCATTGACTCAGGACTGGAGCTTCGAAGT GTTTACAATCCTCAGATCCGAGCAGAATCCCAAGTGTTGAGACCAATCAGCAAGTGTCAGGCAGAGGCAAGACGACTGCGGGCAACAGGGATCCTACCAG GATCCTGCCTCTGCCTGTATCCTAAGTCCTTCCTAGAACTAGAGGCTCCCCCGCTGCCCAAACCCAGGGTGTGTGAGGAGAATCTGAGCCCCCTGATATTACTACTAAAGAGGAGACAGATTGTAGAGCCAGGAGAGTGTCACTTCCTGGACCGGCCTG CTCCAGAAGCACTAATGCAGGCCCTGGAAGATTTAGACTATCTGGCAGCCCTGGATGATAATGGGGACCTGTCAGACCTGGGAGTCATCCTATCAGAATTTCCCCTGGCCCCTGATCTGGCCAAAGCCCTGCTGGCCTCGTGCGAGTTTGACTGTGTGGATGAGATGCTCACCCTGGCCGCCATGCTCACTG CTGCCCCTGGGTTTACTCGTCCTCCACTCTGTGCAGAAGAAGCTGCCCTGCGTCGGGCACTAGAACACGTGGATGGTGATCACAGCTCTCTGATCCAGGTGTATGAAGCCTTTATACAGA GTGGAGCAGACAAGGCTTGGTGCCAGGCTCGGGGTCTAAACTGGGCAGCATTGTGCCAAGCCCATAAACTTCGGGGAGAACTCCTAGAACTCATGCAACGGATTGAACTTCCCTTGTCTCAACCAGCCTTTGGCTCTGAGCAGAATCGCAGAGACCTTCAGAAAGCACTGGTGTCAGGATACTTCCTTAAG GCTGGTGGAATTGGCCCCTCCATACTTCCTGAGTAA
- the DQX1 gene encoding ATP-dependent RNA helicase DQX1 isoform X2, with product MASQVLGLEEETGPNPGESELAVNPFDGLPFSSRYYELLEQRRSLPIWAARFIFLEQLESSPSGVVLVSGEPGSGKSTQIPQWCAEFVLARGFQKGRVTVTQPYPLAALSLALQVADEMDLTLGHEVGYSIPQEDCTGPDTLLRFCWDRLLLQEVASTRGTGAWGVLVLDEAQERSVASDLLQGLLRDARLGNLPGDPRVVVVTDPALEPKLQAFWGNPPIVHVLGETGRCPTPVYRDTVPTDRVEAACQAVLELCRKEAPGDVLVYLPSEEEISLCCESLSRDGGSLEDQGPPPRVLPLHPGCGQAVQAVYEDVESGARKVVVTHWLADFSFSLPSIRHVIDSGLELRSVSEREIRAESQVLRPISKCQAEARRLRATGILPGSCLCLYPKSFLELEAPPLPKPRVCEENLSPLILLLKRRQIVEPGECHFLDRPAPEALMQALEDLDYLAALDDNGDLSDLGVILSEFPLAPDLAKALLASCEFDCVDEMLTLAAMLTAAPGFTRPPLCAEEAALRRALEHVDGDHSSLIQVYEAFIQSGADKAWCQARGLNWAALCQAHKLRGELLELMQRIELPLSQPAFGSEQNRRDLQKALVSGYFLKVARDTDGTGNYLLLTHKHVAQLSPYCCYRSRRAPARPPPWVLYHSFSISKDNCLSIVSEIQPQMLVELAPPYFLSNLPPSESRDFLNQLREEMADSSTGSESPSTQELGDACVLQ from the exons ATGGCCTCTCAGGTTCTCGGGCTGGAAGAAGAGACTGGCCCAAACCCTGGAGAGTCTGAACTGGCTGTGAACCCCTTTGACGGGCTCCCCTTCTCTTCCCGCTACTACGAGCTGCTTGAGCAGCGCCGATCCTTGCCTATCTGGGCTGCTCGCTTTATCTTCTTGGAGCAGTTGGAGAGTAGCCCCAGTGGAGTGGTGCTGGTGTCTGGAGAGCCTGGCTCTGGCAAGAGCACCCAG ATCCCACAGTGGTGTGCAGAGTTTGTGCTGGCCAGGGGTTTCCAGAAGGGCCGGGTAACTGTGACTCAGCCCTACCCTCTGGCAGCCCTGAGCTTGGCCCTGCAAGTTGCTGATGAAATGGACCTGACCCTGGGTCATGAGGTTGGATACAGCATCCCCCAAGAGGACTGCACTGGGCCTGACACCCTGCTCAG GTTCTGCTGGGACAGGCTGCTTCTGCAGGAGGTGGCCTCGACCCGGGGCACTGGAGCGTGGGGTGTGCTGGTGCTGGATGAGGCTCAGGAGCGGTCAGTGGCCTCAGATTTGCTCCAGGGGCTCCTGCGAGATGCCAGGCTGGGAAACCTTCCCGGGGACCCCAGAGTGGTTGTAGTTACTGACCCAGCCCTCGAACCTAAGCTCCAGGCCTTCTGGGGCAATCCTCCTATTGTACATGTACTTGGAGAGACTGGCAGGTGTCCCACTCCCGTCTACAGGGACACTGTCCCTACTGATAGAGTGGAAGCTGCCTGCCAAGCTGTGCTTGAATTGTGTCGGAAGGAGGCTCCAGGAGATGTGCTAGTGTACCTGCCCAGTGAGGAG GAAATTTCCCTGTGCTGTGAGTCCTTGTCCAGGGATGGGGGCTCCTTGGAGGACCAAGGGCCTCCACCACGGGTGCTGCCCCTTCACCCAGGCTGTGGACAAGCTGTTCAGGCTGTGTATGAGGACGTAGAATCGGGTGCCCGAAAGGTTGTGGTCACTCACTGGCTGGCCgacttctccttctctctcccttccatccGACATGTCATTGACTCAGGACTGGAGCTTCGAAGTGTAAGTGAAAGAGAG ATCCGAGCAGAATCCCAAGTGTTGAGACCAATCAGCAAGTGTCAGGCAGAGGCAAGACGACTGCGGGCAACAGGGATCCTACCAG GATCCTGCCTCTGCCTGTATCCTAAGTCCTTCCTAGAACTAGAGGCTCCCCCGCTGCCCAAACCCAGGGTGTGTGAGGAGAATCTGAGCCCCCTGATATTACTACTAAAGAGGAGACAGATTGTAGAGCCAGGAGAGTGTCACTTCCTGGACCGGCCTG CTCCAGAAGCACTAATGCAGGCCCTGGAAGATTTAGACTATCTGGCAGCCCTGGATGATAATGGGGACCTGTCAGACCTGGGAGTCATCCTATCAGAATTTCCCCTGGCCCCTGATCTGGCCAAAGCCCTGCTGGCCTCGTGCGAGTTTGACTGTGTGGATGAGATGCTCACCCTGGCCGCCATGCTCACTG CTGCCCCTGGGTTTACTCGTCCTCCACTCTGTGCAGAAGAAGCTGCCCTGCGTCGGGCACTAGAACACGTGGATGGTGATCACAGCTCTCTGATCCAGGTGTATGAAGCCTTTATACAGA GTGGAGCAGACAAGGCTTGGTGCCAGGCTCGGGGTCTAAACTGGGCAGCATTGTGCCAAGCCCATAAACTTCGGGGAGAACTCCTAGAACTCATGCAACGGATTGAACTTCCCTTGTCTCAACCAGCCTTTGGCTCTGAGCAGAATCGCAGAGACCTTCAGAAAGCACTGGTGTCAGGATACTTCCTTAAG GTGGCCCGAGACACAGATGGAACTGGAAATTACCTGCTCCTAACCCATAAGCATGTGGCCCAGCTCTCCCCATACTGCTGCTACCGAAGCCGCAGGGCTCCTGCCAGACCCCCGCCCTGGGTGCTTTACCAcagtttctccatttccaaagACAACTGCCTTTCCATTGTTTCTGAGATTCAACCACAGAT GCTGGTGGAATTGGCCCCTCCATACTTCCTGAGTAACTTGCCCCCTAGTGAGAGCAGAGACTTCCTGAACCAGCTGAGGGAAGAAATGGCAGATTCTTCAACAGGGAGTGAATCTCCCTCCACCCAAGAGCTTGGAGATGCCTGTGTCCTGCAGTGA
- the DQX1 gene encoding ATP-dependent RNA helicase DQX1 isoform X1, protein MASQVLGLEEETGPNPGESELAVNPFDGLPFSSRYYELLEQRRSLPIWAARFIFLEQLESSPSGVVLVSGEPGSGKSTQIPQWCAEFVLARGFQKGRVTVTQPYPLAALSLALQVADEMDLTLGHEVGYSIPQEDCTGPDTLLRFCWDRLLLQEVASTRGTGAWGVLVLDEAQERSVASDLLQGLLRDARLGNLPGDPRVVVVTDPALEPKLQAFWGNPPIVHVLGETGRCPTPVYRDTVPTDRVEAACQAVLELCRKEAPGDVLVYLPSEEEISLCCESLSRDGGSLEDQGPPPRVLPLHPGCGQAVQAVYEDVESGARKVVVTHWLADFSFSLPSIRHVIDSGLELRSVYNPQIRAESQVLRPISKCQAEARRLRATGILPGSCLCLYPKSFLELEAPPLPKPRVCEENLSPLILLLKRRQIVEPGECHFLDRPAPEALMQALEDLDYLAALDDNGDLSDLGVILSEFPLAPDLAKALLASCEFDCVDEMLTLAAMLTAAPGFTRPPLCAEEAALRRALEHVDGDHSSLIQVYEAFIQSGADKAWCQARGLNWAALCQAHKLRGELLELMQRIELPLSQPAFGSEQNRRDLQKALVSGYFLKVARDTDGTGNYLLLTHKHVAQLSPYCCYRSRRAPARPPPWVLYHSFSISKDNCLSIVSEIQPQMLVELAPPYFLSNLPPSESRDFLNQLREEMADSSTGSESPSTQELGDACVLQ, encoded by the exons ATGGCCTCTCAGGTTCTCGGGCTGGAAGAAGAGACTGGCCCAAACCCTGGAGAGTCTGAACTGGCTGTGAACCCCTTTGACGGGCTCCCCTTCTCTTCCCGCTACTACGAGCTGCTTGAGCAGCGCCGATCCTTGCCTATCTGGGCTGCTCGCTTTATCTTCTTGGAGCAGTTGGAGAGTAGCCCCAGTGGAGTGGTGCTGGTGTCTGGAGAGCCTGGCTCTGGCAAGAGCACCCAG ATCCCACAGTGGTGTGCAGAGTTTGTGCTGGCCAGGGGTTTCCAGAAGGGCCGGGTAACTGTGACTCAGCCCTACCCTCTGGCAGCCCTGAGCTTGGCCCTGCAAGTTGCTGATGAAATGGACCTGACCCTGGGTCATGAGGTTGGATACAGCATCCCCCAAGAGGACTGCACTGGGCCTGACACCCTGCTCAG GTTCTGCTGGGACAGGCTGCTTCTGCAGGAGGTGGCCTCGACCCGGGGCACTGGAGCGTGGGGTGTGCTGGTGCTGGATGAGGCTCAGGAGCGGTCAGTGGCCTCAGATTTGCTCCAGGGGCTCCTGCGAGATGCCAGGCTGGGAAACCTTCCCGGGGACCCCAGAGTGGTTGTAGTTACTGACCCAGCCCTCGAACCTAAGCTCCAGGCCTTCTGGGGCAATCCTCCTATTGTACATGTACTTGGAGAGACTGGCAGGTGTCCCACTCCCGTCTACAGGGACACTGTCCCTACTGATAGAGTGGAAGCTGCCTGCCAAGCTGTGCTTGAATTGTGTCGGAAGGAGGCTCCAGGAGATGTGCTAGTGTACCTGCCCAGTGAGGAG GAAATTTCCCTGTGCTGTGAGTCCTTGTCCAGGGATGGGGGCTCCTTGGAGGACCAAGGGCCTCCACCACGGGTGCTGCCCCTTCACCCAGGCTGTGGACAAGCTGTTCAGGCTGTGTATGAGGACGTAGAATCGGGTGCCCGAAAGGTTGTGGTCACTCACTGGCTGGCCgacttctccttctctctcccttccatccGACATGTCATTGACTCAGGACTGGAGCTTCGAAGT GTTTACAATCCTCAGATCCGAGCAGAATCCCAAGTGTTGAGACCAATCAGCAAGTGTCAGGCAGAGGCAAGACGACTGCGGGCAACAGGGATCCTACCAG GATCCTGCCTCTGCCTGTATCCTAAGTCCTTCCTAGAACTAGAGGCTCCCCCGCTGCCCAAACCCAGGGTGTGTGAGGAGAATCTGAGCCCCCTGATATTACTACTAAAGAGGAGACAGATTGTAGAGCCAGGAGAGTGTCACTTCCTGGACCGGCCTG CTCCAGAAGCACTAATGCAGGCCCTGGAAGATTTAGACTATCTGGCAGCCCTGGATGATAATGGGGACCTGTCAGACCTGGGAGTCATCCTATCAGAATTTCCCCTGGCCCCTGATCTGGCCAAAGCCCTGCTGGCCTCGTGCGAGTTTGACTGTGTGGATGAGATGCTCACCCTGGCCGCCATGCTCACTG CTGCCCCTGGGTTTACTCGTCCTCCACTCTGTGCAGAAGAAGCTGCCCTGCGTCGGGCACTAGAACACGTGGATGGTGATCACAGCTCTCTGATCCAGGTGTATGAAGCCTTTATACAGA GTGGAGCAGACAAGGCTTGGTGCCAGGCTCGGGGTCTAAACTGGGCAGCATTGTGCCAAGCCCATAAACTTCGGGGAGAACTCCTAGAACTCATGCAACGGATTGAACTTCCCTTGTCTCAACCAGCCTTTGGCTCTGAGCAGAATCGCAGAGACCTTCAGAAAGCACTGGTGTCAGGATACTTCCTTAAG GTGGCCCGAGACACAGATGGAACTGGAAATTACCTGCTCCTAACCCATAAGCATGTGGCCCAGCTCTCCCCATACTGCTGCTACCGAAGCCGCAGGGCTCCTGCCAGACCCCCGCCCTGGGTGCTTTACCAcagtttctccatttccaaagACAACTGCCTTTCCATTGTTTCTGAGATTCAACCACAGAT GCTGGTGGAATTGGCCCCTCCATACTTCCTGAGTAACTTGCCCCCTAGTGAGAGCAGAGACTTCCTGAACCAGCTGAGGGAAGAAATGGCAGATTCTTCAACAGGGAGTGAATCTCCCTCCACCCAAGAGCTTGGAGATGCCTGTGTCCTGCAGTGA
- the DQX1 gene encoding ATP-dependent RNA helicase DQX1 isoform X4, with protein MASQVLGLEEETGPNPGESELAVNPFDGLPFSSRYYELLEQRRSLPIWAARFIFLEQLESSPSGVVLVSGEPGSGKSTQIPQWCAEFVLARGFQKGRVTVTQPYPLAALSLALQVADEMDLTLGHEVGYSIPQEDCTGPDTLLRFCWDRLLLQEVASTRGTGAWGVLVLDEAQERSVASDLLQGLLRDARLGNLPGDPRVVVVTDPALEPKLQAFWGNPPIVHVLGETGRCPTPVYRDTVPTDRVEAACQAVLELCRKEAPGDVLVYLPSEEEISLCCESLSRDGGSLEDQGPPPRVLPLHPGCGQAVQAVYEDVESGARKVVVTHWLADFSFSLPSIRHVIDSGLELRSVYNPQIRAESQVLRPISKCQAEARRLRATGILPAPEALMQALEDLDYLAALDDNGDLSDLGVILSEFPLAPDLAKALLASCEFDCVDEMLTLAAMLTAAPGFTRPPLCAEEAALRRALEHVDGDHSSLIQVYEAFIQSGADKAWCQARGLNWAALCQAHKLRGELLELMQRIELPLSQPAFGSEQNRRDLQKALVSGYFLKVARDTDGTGNYLLLTHKHVAQLSPYCCYRSRRAPARPPPWVLYHSFSISKDNCLSIVSEIQPQMLVELAPPYFLSNLPPSESRDFLNQLREEMADSSTGSESPSTQELGDACVLQ; from the exons ATGGCCTCTCAGGTTCTCGGGCTGGAAGAAGAGACTGGCCCAAACCCTGGAGAGTCTGAACTGGCTGTGAACCCCTTTGACGGGCTCCCCTTCTCTTCCCGCTACTACGAGCTGCTTGAGCAGCGCCGATCCTTGCCTATCTGGGCTGCTCGCTTTATCTTCTTGGAGCAGTTGGAGAGTAGCCCCAGTGGAGTGGTGCTGGTGTCTGGAGAGCCTGGCTCTGGCAAGAGCACCCAG ATCCCACAGTGGTGTGCAGAGTTTGTGCTGGCCAGGGGTTTCCAGAAGGGCCGGGTAACTGTGACTCAGCCCTACCCTCTGGCAGCCCTGAGCTTGGCCCTGCAAGTTGCTGATGAAATGGACCTGACCCTGGGTCATGAGGTTGGATACAGCATCCCCCAAGAGGACTGCACTGGGCCTGACACCCTGCTCAG GTTCTGCTGGGACAGGCTGCTTCTGCAGGAGGTGGCCTCGACCCGGGGCACTGGAGCGTGGGGTGTGCTGGTGCTGGATGAGGCTCAGGAGCGGTCAGTGGCCTCAGATTTGCTCCAGGGGCTCCTGCGAGATGCCAGGCTGGGAAACCTTCCCGGGGACCCCAGAGTGGTTGTAGTTACTGACCCAGCCCTCGAACCTAAGCTCCAGGCCTTCTGGGGCAATCCTCCTATTGTACATGTACTTGGAGAGACTGGCAGGTGTCCCACTCCCGTCTACAGGGACACTGTCCCTACTGATAGAGTGGAAGCTGCCTGCCAAGCTGTGCTTGAATTGTGTCGGAAGGAGGCTCCAGGAGATGTGCTAGTGTACCTGCCCAGTGAGGAG GAAATTTCCCTGTGCTGTGAGTCCTTGTCCAGGGATGGGGGCTCCTTGGAGGACCAAGGGCCTCCACCACGGGTGCTGCCCCTTCACCCAGGCTGTGGACAAGCTGTTCAGGCTGTGTATGAGGACGTAGAATCGGGTGCCCGAAAGGTTGTGGTCACTCACTGGCTGGCCgacttctccttctctctcccttccatccGACATGTCATTGACTCAGGACTGGAGCTTCGAAGT GTTTACAATCCTCAGATCCGAGCAGAATCCCAAGTGTTGAGACCAATCAGCAAGTGTCAGGCAGAGGCAAGACGACTGCGGGCAACAGGGATCCTACCAG CTCCAGAAGCACTAATGCAGGCCCTGGAAGATTTAGACTATCTGGCAGCCCTGGATGATAATGGGGACCTGTCAGACCTGGGAGTCATCCTATCAGAATTTCCCCTGGCCCCTGATCTGGCCAAAGCCCTGCTGGCCTCGTGCGAGTTTGACTGTGTGGATGAGATGCTCACCCTGGCCGCCATGCTCACTG CTGCCCCTGGGTTTACTCGTCCTCCACTCTGTGCAGAAGAAGCTGCCCTGCGTCGGGCACTAGAACACGTGGATGGTGATCACAGCTCTCTGATCCAGGTGTATGAAGCCTTTATACAGA GTGGAGCAGACAAGGCTTGGTGCCAGGCTCGGGGTCTAAACTGGGCAGCATTGTGCCAAGCCCATAAACTTCGGGGAGAACTCCTAGAACTCATGCAACGGATTGAACTTCCCTTGTCTCAACCAGCCTTTGGCTCTGAGCAGAATCGCAGAGACCTTCAGAAAGCACTGGTGTCAGGATACTTCCTTAAG GTGGCCCGAGACACAGATGGAACTGGAAATTACCTGCTCCTAACCCATAAGCATGTGGCCCAGCTCTCCCCATACTGCTGCTACCGAAGCCGCAGGGCTCCTGCCAGACCCCCGCCCTGGGTGCTTTACCAcagtttctccatttccaaagACAACTGCCTTTCCATTGTTTCTGAGATTCAACCACAGAT GCTGGTGGAATTGGCCCCTCCATACTTCCTGAGTAACTTGCCCCCTAGTGAGAGCAGAGACTTCCTGAACCAGCTGAGGGAAGAAATGGCAGATTCTTCAACAGGGAGTGAATCTCCCTCCACCCAAGAGCTTGGAGATGCCTGTGTCCTGCAGTGA
- the DQX1 gene encoding ATP-dependent RNA helicase DQX1 isoform X3 produces MASQVLGLEEETGPNPGESELAVNPFDGLPFSSRYYELLEQRRSLPIWAARFIFLEQLESSPSGVVLVSGEPGSGKSTQIPQWCAEFVLARGFQKGRVTVTQPYPLAALSLALQVADEMDLTLGHEVGYSIPQEDCTGPDTLLRFCWDRLLLQEVASTRGTGAWGVLVLDEAQERSVASDLLQGLLRDARLGNLPGDPRVVVVTDPALEPKLQAFWGNPPIVHVLGETGRCPTPVYRDTVPTDRVEAACQAVLELCRKEAPGDVLVYLPSEEEISLCCESLSRDGGSLEDQGPPPRVLPLHPGCGQAVQAVYEDVESGARKVVVTHWLADFSFSLPSIRHVIDSGLELRSIRAESQVLRPISKCQAEARRLRATGILPGSCLCLYPKSFLELEAPPLPKPRVCEENLSPLILLLKRRQIVEPGECHFLDRPAPEALMQALEDLDYLAALDDNGDLSDLGVILSEFPLAPDLAKALLASCEFDCVDEMLTLAAMLTAAPGFTRPPLCAEEAALRRALEHVDGDHSSLIQVYEAFIQSGADKAWCQARGLNWAALCQAHKLRGELLELMQRIELPLSQPAFGSEQNRRDLQKALVSGYFLKVARDTDGTGNYLLLTHKHVAQLSPYCCYRSRRAPARPPPWVLYHSFSISKDNCLSIVSEIQPQMLVELAPPYFLSNLPPSESRDFLNQLREEMADSSTGSESPSTQELGDACVLQ; encoded by the exons ATGGCCTCTCAGGTTCTCGGGCTGGAAGAAGAGACTGGCCCAAACCCTGGAGAGTCTGAACTGGCTGTGAACCCCTTTGACGGGCTCCCCTTCTCTTCCCGCTACTACGAGCTGCTTGAGCAGCGCCGATCCTTGCCTATCTGGGCTGCTCGCTTTATCTTCTTGGAGCAGTTGGAGAGTAGCCCCAGTGGAGTGGTGCTGGTGTCTGGAGAGCCTGGCTCTGGCAAGAGCACCCAG ATCCCACAGTGGTGTGCAGAGTTTGTGCTGGCCAGGGGTTTCCAGAAGGGCCGGGTAACTGTGACTCAGCCCTACCCTCTGGCAGCCCTGAGCTTGGCCCTGCAAGTTGCTGATGAAATGGACCTGACCCTGGGTCATGAGGTTGGATACAGCATCCCCCAAGAGGACTGCACTGGGCCTGACACCCTGCTCAG GTTCTGCTGGGACAGGCTGCTTCTGCAGGAGGTGGCCTCGACCCGGGGCACTGGAGCGTGGGGTGTGCTGGTGCTGGATGAGGCTCAGGAGCGGTCAGTGGCCTCAGATTTGCTCCAGGGGCTCCTGCGAGATGCCAGGCTGGGAAACCTTCCCGGGGACCCCAGAGTGGTTGTAGTTACTGACCCAGCCCTCGAACCTAAGCTCCAGGCCTTCTGGGGCAATCCTCCTATTGTACATGTACTTGGAGAGACTGGCAGGTGTCCCACTCCCGTCTACAGGGACACTGTCCCTACTGATAGAGTGGAAGCTGCCTGCCAAGCTGTGCTTGAATTGTGTCGGAAGGAGGCTCCAGGAGATGTGCTAGTGTACCTGCCCAGTGAGGAG GAAATTTCCCTGTGCTGTGAGTCCTTGTCCAGGGATGGGGGCTCCTTGGAGGACCAAGGGCCTCCACCACGGGTGCTGCCCCTTCACCCAGGCTGTGGACAAGCTGTTCAGGCTGTGTATGAGGACGTAGAATCGGGTGCCCGAAAGGTTGTGGTCACTCACTGGCTGGCCgacttctccttctctctcccttccatccGACATGTCATTGACTCAGGACTGGAGCTTCGAAGT ATCCGAGCAGAATCCCAAGTGTTGAGACCAATCAGCAAGTGTCAGGCAGAGGCAAGACGACTGCGGGCAACAGGGATCCTACCAG GATCCTGCCTCTGCCTGTATCCTAAGTCCTTCCTAGAACTAGAGGCTCCCCCGCTGCCCAAACCCAGGGTGTGTGAGGAGAATCTGAGCCCCCTGATATTACTACTAAAGAGGAGACAGATTGTAGAGCCAGGAGAGTGTCACTTCCTGGACCGGCCTG CTCCAGAAGCACTAATGCAGGCCCTGGAAGATTTAGACTATCTGGCAGCCCTGGATGATAATGGGGACCTGTCAGACCTGGGAGTCATCCTATCAGAATTTCCCCTGGCCCCTGATCTGGCCAAAGCCCTGCTGGCCTCGTGCGAGTTTGACTGTGTGGATGAGATGCTCACCCTGGCCGCCATGCTCACTG CTGCCCCTGGGTTTACTCGTCCTCCACTCTGTGCAGAAGAAGCTGCCCTGCGTCGGGCACTAGAACACGTGGATGGTGATCACAGCTCTCTGATCCAGGTGTATGAAGCCTTTATACAGA GTGGAGCAGACAAGGCTTGGTGCCAGGCTCGGGGTCTAAACTGGGCAGCATTGTGCCAAGCCCATAAACTTCGGGGAGAACTCCTAGAACTCATGCAACGGATTGAACTTCCCTTGTCTCAACCAGCCTTTGGCTCTGAGCAGAATCGCAGAGACCTTCAGAAAGCACTGGTGTCAGGATACTTCCTTAAG GTGGCCCGAGACACAGATGGAACTGGAAATTACCTGCTCCTAACCCATAAGCATGTGGCCCAGCTCTCCCCATACTGCTGCTACCGAAGCCGCAGGGCTCCTGCCAGACCCCCGCCCTGGGTGCTTTACCAcagtttctccatttccaaagACAACTGCCTTTCCATTGTTTCTGAGATTCAACCACAGAT GCTGGTGGAATTGGCCCCTCCATACTTCCTGAGTAACTTGCCCCCTAGTGAGAGCAGAGACTTCCTGAACCAGCTGAGGGAAGAAATGGCAGATTCTTCAACAGGGAGTGAATCTCCCTCCACCCAAGAGCTTGGAGATGCCTGTGTCCTGCAGTGA